In Gemmatimonadaceae bacterium, a single genomic region encodes these proteins:
- a CDS encoding family 16 glycoside hydrolase, whose amino-acid sequence MPDPSPEIPTMLVRFVAATLLFSAIVGLSTPNRLAPSTTIPLDSTTKLLLKNARVLWVDYRGRHSLKLAPLVGHERDVDQEMAAVLTETDFTDGVIEVDVAGSRRQGYSKAEDVSGFKGIVGISFRIHGDSAERLYIRPENSRVENQLFRNRSTQYESDPDYSWQRLREEMPGVYESYVDVESGAWTTMRIEVSGHTAQLYVNGAKQPCLVVNDLKLGESRGKIALWARISTEAYFSNFRVNAK is encoded by the coding sequence GTGCCGGATCCTTCACCGGAGATTCCAACGATGCTCGTGCGCTTCGTCGCGGCGACTCTTCTTTTCTCGGCGATCGTTGGTCTCTCCACACCGAATCGACTCGCCCCCTCAACCACGATTCCGCTCGACTCGACGACGAAGTTGCTGTTGAAGAATGCGCGCGTCCTCTGGGTCGATTATCGCGGACGTCACTCGCTCAAGCTCGCGCCGCTCGTGGGGCACGAGCGCGACGTCGATCAGGAGATGGCTGCGGTACTCACGGAGACCGACTTCACGGATGGCGTGATCGAGGTCGACGTAGCCGGATCGCGACGCCAAGGATACTCCAAGGCCGAGGATGTAAGCGGCTTCAAAGGAATCGTCGGCATCTCGTTCCGCATCCACGGCGACAGCGCGGAACGGCTTTACATCAGGCCGGAGAACTCGCGTGTCGAGAATCAGCTATTTCGTAATCGCTCAACGCAGTACGAGTCCGATCCCGACTATTCCTGGCAGCGATTGCGAGAGGAGATGCCCGGCGTCTACGAGTCGTACGTGGATGTGGAATCCGGCGCCTGGACGACGATGCGCATCGAGGTGAGTGGCCACACTGCGCAACTGTACGTGAATGGTGCGAAGCAGCCGTGCCTCGTCGTGAATGATCTCAAGCTCGGTGAGAGTCGCGGCAAAATCGCTCTCTGGGCGCGCATCAGCACGGAGGCATACTTCTCGAATTTTCGGGTGAACGCAAAGTGA
- a CDS encoding glycosyl hydrolase → MFPSDGVSRRDFLVRAGQLGSALALFGPATRHELERFIAENQQVAALYPGLHWRMLGPFRGGRVAAVTGVPGRPNEFYFGAVNGGVWKTIDAGRVWTPVFDAQSVASIGAIVAAPSSPDVVYVGSGESTLRDSVGFGNGMYKSTDAGATWAHIGLDDTQHIGKIAVDPRNPAIVFVAAIGHLYAPSAERGVFRSRDGGRTWQKVLFKNADVGAIDVAIDPANSNVVYASLWNTRRPPWYTYAPTNGPGGGIFKSTDGGNTWTQLTKGLPAQGVGRTGVAVAPSNPRRVYAVVDCLVPEIGSQVAGAPNTPAPTGGRGGATPPPMQGGFFRSDDAGETWTRLSSDQALWGRGWYFEKVTVDPQNADIVYVPNVAVNRSKDGGHTWVALRGSPGGDDYHQPWVSPDDPNTMIVASDQGAIVTHNARTDDAREVTWSSWLNQPTAQIYHVSVDYRFPYWVTGAQQDSGAVAVRSRGKFAELSMRDWEPIGAGGESGYTAGDQLHPGIIFGGTGQHWDLENNIAVRGTAEPMVPQGETARADWTQPLVFSRADPKALYYANQYLFKTTDAGKSWARISPDLTRPDPGVPTNLDAAAAAQVDRNGKRGVIYTIAPSPIQAPTLWVGTDDGFIHLTRNDGGSWQNVTPSVLTPWSRVTTIEASHVDVNAAYASVDRHQLQDFEPYIYRTRDAGKSWQRITRGLPAGVYVHVVKEDPARRGLLFAGTERGAYMSLDDGENWEPLQLDLPVTSVRDFEIYGNDLIVATHGRGFWVIDDISSLRQVTPAILATDAYLFKPGDAINVQQGGDNGTPLQKDEPQATNPPNGAVIDYYLKTAPSGPVTLDILGASGEVLYTFSAATSAEGPAPGGRAGGFGRGGRGGGIPNVSALWRTTPEPFNSGAGMHRVVWNPLAPPPPNASGRGGGRGNQGTPLTGTFTARLNVNGKSYTQSFAVKPDPRV, encoded by the coding sequence ATGTTTCCTTCGGACGGCGTTTCCCGTCGCGACTTTCTCGTGCGGGCAGGGCAACTCGGCTCGGCGCTCGCCTTGTTCGGACCTGCCACGCGCCACGAGCTCGAGCGATTCATCGCCGAGAATCAGCAGGTAGCAGCGTTATATCCGGGACTTCACTGGCGCATGCTCGGGCCATTCAGAGGCGGACGCGTTGCCGCGGTGACCGGAGTTCCCGGAAGACCTAACGAGTTCTATTTCGGTGCCGTCAATGGCGGCGTCTGGAAGACGATTGACGCCGGCCGCGTCTGGACGCCGGTTTTCGATGCGCAGTCGGTTGCTTCAATCGGCGCGATCGTCGCCGCGCCGTCCTCGCCCGACGTCGTCTACGTCGGGAGCGGCGAATCGACGCTGCGCGACTCGGTCGGTTTCGGGAACGGGATGTACAAGTCGACCGACGCCGGAGCGACGTGGGCGCACATTGGGCTCGATGATACGCAGCACATCGGCAAGATCGCCGTCGATCCACGTAATCCGGCGATCGTCTTTGTGGCGGCGATCGGACATCTCTATGCGCCGAGCGCGGAGCGCGGCGTCTTTCGTTCGCGCGACGGCGGACGCACGTGGCAAAAGGTGTTGTTCAAGAATGCAGATGTCGGCGCGATCGACGTTGCCATCGATCCGGCGAATTCGAACGTCGTCTATGCGAGTCTCTGGAATACGCGCCGGCCGCCGTGGTACACGTACGCGCCCACGAATGGCCCAGGCGGTGGCATCTTCAAGTCGACCGATGGCGGCAATACCTGGACGCAACTGACAAAGGGGCTCCCTGCTCAAGGCGTCGGACGCACGGGGGTCGCGGTGGCGCCGAGCAACCCGCGCCGCGTCTACGCTGTCGTGGATTGTCTCGTGCCGGAGATCGGCTCTCAGGTGGCAGGTGCGCCGAACACGCCGGCGCCAACGGGTGGCCGTGGTGGCGCCACACCACCGCCGATGCAGGGCGGCTTCTTCCGCTCTGACGACGCCGGTGAGACGTGGACGCGACTCTCCTCGGATCAAGCGCTCTGGGGCCGTGGTTGGTACTTCGAGAAGGTCACGGTCGATCCGCAAAACGCGGACATCGTCTATGTGCCTAACGTTGCCGTCAATCGCTCGAAGGACGGAGGGCACACGTGGGTTGCGCTCCGCGGATCGCCGGGCGGCGACGATTACCATCAGCCGTGGGTCTCGCCGGACGATCCAAACACCATGATCGTCGCGAGCGATCAGGGCGCGATCGTCACGCATAACGCACGAACCGATGATGCACGCGAGGTGACGTGGAGCTCGTGGCTCAACCAGCCGACCGCGCAGATCTATCACGTGTCCGTCGATTACCGCTTTCCGTACTGGGTGACCGGCGCGCAGCAAGACTCGGGAGCGGTCGCCGTTCGTTCGCGTGGCAAGTTCGCCGAGCTCTCGATGCGGGACTGGGAGCCGATCGGCGCGGGCGGCGAAAGCGGCTACACCGCGGGCGACCAGCTGCACCCGGGAATCATCTTCGGTGGCACCGGCCAGCATTGGGATCTCGAGAACAACATCGCCGTCCGCGGCACCGCCGAGCCGATGGTTCCTCAGGGCGAAACGGCTCGCGCCGATTGGACCCAGCCACTCGTATTCTCGCGCGCCGATCCGAAGGCGCTCTACTACGCCAATCAGTATTTGTTCAAGACGACCGATGCTGGAAAGAGCTGGGCGCGCATCAGTCCCGATCTCACGCGTCCCGATCCCGGTGTGCCGACGAATCTGGACGCCGCCGCGGCGGCGCAGGTCGATCGCAACGGCAAGCGTGGAGTGATCTACACGATCGCGCCATCGCCGATTCAGGCGCCGACATTGTGGGTCGGCACCGACGACGGCTTCATTCACCTAACGAGAAACGATGGTGGAAGCTGGCAGAATGTCACGCCATCGGTGCTGACGCCCTGGAGCCGCGTGACGACGATCGAGGCGTCGCACGTCGACGTGAACGCGGCCTACGCGAGCGTCGACCGCCATCAGCTGCAGGATTTCGAGCCGTACATCTATCGCACACGCGATGCGGGCAAGAGCTGGCAGCGAATCACGCGTGGGTTGCCGGCCGGTGTATACGTGCACGTTGTGAAGGAGGATCCTGCACGTCGCGGGTTGCTGTTCGCGGGTACTGAGCGCGGCGCCTACATGTCGCTCGATGATGGCGAGAACTGGGAGCCACTACAGCTCGATCTTCCCGTGACGTCGGTGCGTGACTTCGAGATCTACGGCAATGACCTGATCGTCGCCACGCACGGGCGCGGCTTCTGGGTCATCGATGATATCAGCTCATTGAGACAGGTGACACCGGCCATTCTCGCCACGGATGCATATCTGTTCAAGCCCGGGGACGCGATCAATGTCCAGCAGGGCGGCGACAACGGCACGCCGCTCCAGAAAGATGAGCCGCAGGCGACGAATCCGCCTAACGGCGCTGTCATCGATTACTATCTCAAGACGGCACCTTCGGGGCCGGTGACGCTCGACATTCTTGGCGCGAGCGGTGAGGTGCTGTACACCTTCTCCGCCGCAACGTCTGCCGAGGGACCGGCCCCGGGCGGCCGCGCCGGCGGGTTCGGACGAGGAGGCCGTGGCGGTGGCATTCCGAATGTCTCGGCGCTGTGGCGTACGACGCCCGAACCGTTCAATAGCGGAGCGGGAATGCACCGCGTCGTCTGGAATCCACTCGCACCGCCTCCGCCTAACGCGAGCGGCCGCGGTGGCGGGCGCGGCAATCAGGGAACGCCGCTGACGGGAACGTTCACCGCGCGGCTCAACGTGAATGGAAAGTCGTACACCCAGAGCTTCGCGGTGAAGCCCGATCCACGTGTCTAA
- a CDS encoding protein kinase: MIGTDSTDRISARDLSPTRGIAGRVFLNTAAIICAVLIATLIVASYSARRATREAERRSLEQAADLTAQLLSGRGRSLAGGARVFVQSPQFRSLVAERQHDDILDQAFEAAGQLGADWVFITDEQGNLLAKSDEPGVRGVSMSGIPLVEGALEGRTTFGFGISRDTLLFQIVAVPIVVPQAAPVGVLVATKLVDRQMALDVRAATGADIVFYALDTHGKPHVAATSLDSSRYAVAALPEALPNERGTAAASDDSTSPGPRAARTAIIGRAPYALQGAALTTAGGEVIGGFIVGHPESATSAQLAGIRRSLVIAGLLGLVLALAAAWSSARRVTHPTRALATAAAYALEGEYDEAARLAAETSAGASSAEIAALGAALTAFLQELREKRALGALLERTAPGEAVPNDATTDLIDERVGRVRTSAGRTRTPLATQLSARLGTLTLPSGALAPGFVVAERYEIQDVVGVGGTGIVYRAKDRTLDEVLALKMLRPELLVDDPRAREELKRELRLTRRVSHRNIVRTHDFGVSRGVPYLTMEFVQGTSLAAVLARRGTLPTPIVLALAKQLMRALDAAHEQGVMHGDVKPANLLLANDGLLKVTDFGVASLIRRPASAAVAKASADDVGPPRLAGAVVGTPEYMAPELLLGGQPDVRTDVYSAGMVLHECLTGATPFQGDTPRGFLAQKLDTPRETLIPIRGPGKEPRTLAAVVARMTAPEADDRPASAAAVSALLARLG; the protein is encoded by the coding sequence ATGATCGGTACTGACTCGACGGATCGAATTTCCGCGCGTGATCTGTCCCCGACGCGCGGCATAGCGGGCCGCGTGTTCCTGAACACCGCGGCAATTATCTGTGCCGTTCTGATCGCCACGCTCATCGTCGCGTCGTACTCGGCGCGGCGCGCCACGCGCGAGGCGGAGCGTCGAAGTCTCGAACAGGCGGCAGACCTCACCGCACAACTGCTCTCGGGTCGCGGTCGCAGTCTGGCCGGCGGCGCACGGGTCTTCGTGCAGAGCCCACAATTTCGCTCGCTGGTCGCCGAGCGACAGCACGACGACATTCTCGATCAAGCATTCGAGGCCGCGGGACAACTTGGCGCGGATTGGGTGTTCATCACCGACGAGCAAGGCAATTTGCTCGCGAAGAGCGACGAGCCCGGCGTGCGCGGGGTATCGATGAGCGGAATTCCGCTCGTCGAGGGGGCGCTCGAGGGTAGAACGACGTTCGGATTCGGGATCTCTCGCGACACACTGCTCTTTCAAATCGTCGCCGTCCCGATCGTCGTGCCGCAAGCCGCGCCGGTGGGCGTGCTCGTCGCGACGAAGCTCGTCGATCGACAGATGGCGCTGGACGTCCGTGCGGCGACGGGTGCCGACATCGTGTTCTACGCGCTCGACACGCACGGCAAGCCACATGTCGCCGCAACGTCGCTCGACAGCAGTCGCTACGCGGTCGCGGCACTTCCCGAAGCGTTGCCTAACGAAAGAGGGACCGCCGCGGCGAGTGATGATTCGACGAGTCCGGGTCCGCGCGCGGCGCGCACGGCGATCATCGGTCGTGCACCGTACGCGTTGCAGGGCGCGGCGCTCACCACGGCGGGTGGCGAGGTTATCGGCGGCTTCATCGTCGGGCACCCGGAGAGTGCAACGTCGGCCCAACTCGCCGGAATTCGCCGTTCGCTCGTGATCGCCGGGCTGCTCGGCCTGGTGCTGGCGCTGGCCGCGGCGTGGAGCTCGGCTCGTCGTGTCACGCATCCGACGCGCGCGCTCGCCACTGCCGCCGCGTACGCGCTCGAGGGTGAGTACGACGAAGCAGCACGTCTCGCGGCCGAAACGAGTGCCGGTGCTTCATCGGCGGAAATTGCGGCGCTCGGCGCTGCACTCACCGCCTTTCTCCAGGAATTGAGAGAAAAGCGAGCGCTCGGCGCCCTGCTGGAGCGGACGGCGCCGGGCGAGGCAGTACCTAACGATGCGACGACCGACCTGATCGACGAGCGCGTCGGCCGTGTCCGCACGAGCGCCGGACGCACGCGAACGCCGCTCGCGACGCAGCTGAGCGCGAGATTGGGGACACTGACGCTGCCCTCCGGAGCTCTCGCGCCGGGGTTCGTCGTCGCGGAGCGCTATGAGATTCAGGATGTCGTTGGCGTGGGCGGGACAGGAATCGTCTATCGCGCAAAGGACCGCACGCTCGACGAAGTCCTCGCGCTCAAGATGTTGCGTCCGGAGCTCCTGGTCGACGATCCGCGCGCGCGCGAAGAGCTGAAGCGGGAGCTCCGCCTAACGCGGCGCGTGTCGCACCGGAACATCGTTCGCACGCATGACTTCGGCGTCAGCCGCGGCGTTCCATATCTGACGATGGAATTCGTCCAAGGAACGTCGCTCGCGGCGGTACTTGCACGCCGCGGGACTCTCCCGACGCCAATCGTTCTGGCTCTCGCGAAGCAGCTCATGCGTGCGCTTGACGCGGCGCACGAGCAGGGCGTGATGCACGGCGACGTCAAACCGGCCAACCTGCTGCTCGCAAATGATGGTTTGCTCAAGGTAACGGACTTCGGCGTCGCGTCGCTGATCCGTCGGCCGGCCTCCGCAGCGGTGGCCAAAGCGTCCGCTGACGACGTGGGACCACCGCGGCTCGCCGGGGCCGTCGTTGGGACGCCGGAATACATGGCGCCGGAACTCCTGCTTGGTGGCCAACCCGACGTGCGAACGGATGTCTACTCCGCCGGGATGGTACTGCACGAATGCCTTACTGGTGCGACGCCATTTCAAGGCGACACACCGCGAGGCTTTCTCGCACAGAAGCTCGACACTCCGCGCGAGACGCTCATTCCGATACGGGGCCCTGGCAAAGAGCCCCGGACTCTCGCTGCGGTGGTTGCGAGGATGACGGCCCCGGAAGCCGACGATCGACCGGCGTCGGCCGCCGCGGTGTCGGCGCTGCTAGCGCGCCTCGGCTGA
- a CDS encoding anti-sigma factor has product MTDWTPLAPGSSEDPAERAARENQHQVLIDLLGAYADGELPPETTSQIDAHLVGCVRCRRELAVHRAMRRRLGFEPPVAAPPALRERIVAAIAATPVPAPIEQPASRPLSLLRPMVFWPIMAVAVAAAVGAGYVVRHAAAPVSLAPITTSVSAIPLLQDALTDYRRVVAGDLPGRARDLDAVRSAVPFPIQPLHAPTVRLLAAWTTELGQDPAVVLAYRWDDRIVLQYVVSEQRFFQHPALRQAVAGGGLLSAHDGAQGIVAWPTSSAGTLLIADVPPEQLRPLGTAALLAGKVARGAP; this is encoded by the coding sequence ATGACTGACTGGACTCCGCTCGCGCCGGGTTCATCGGAGGACCCAGCTGAGCGCGCGGCACGCGAAAATCAACACCAGGTCTTGATCGACCTGCTCGGCGCGTACGCGGATGGCGAGCTGCCTCCCGAGACGACTTCGCAGATCGACGCGCATCTCGTCGGCTGTGTGCGTTGTCGCCGGGAGCTCGCCGTACATCGGGCAATGCGGCGGCGTTTGGGATTCGAGCCGCCCGTCGCCGCGCCCCCGGCGTTGCGCGAGCGCATTGTCGCCGCGATCGCGGCGACGCCGGTGCCGGCGCCGATCGAGCAGCCAGCTTCTCGACCACTCTCGCTTCTCCGGCCGATGGTGTTTTGGCCGATCATGGCCGTCGCTGTCGCCGCGGCCGTCGGCGCCGGCTATGTCGTTAGGCATGCGGCCGCACCGGTCTCGCTCGCGCCGATCACGACGTCGGTGAGCGCGATCCCGCTGCTGCAGGATGCGTTGACGGACTATCGGCGCGTCGTCGCCGGCGACCTGCCGGGGCGCGCTCGCGATCTCGATGCGGTGCGGAGCGCCGTTCCCTTCCCCATCCAGCCGTTGCATGCGCCAACCGTTAGGCTGCTCGCCGCGTGGACGACGGAGCTTGGACAGGATCCCGCGGTGGTGCTTGCATACCGATGGGACGATCGAATCGTGCTTCAATATGTGGTCTCCGAGCAACGTTTCTTCCAGCATCCGGCGCTGCGACAAGCAGTCGCTGGCGGTGGCTTGCTGTCGGCTCACGACGGCGCGCAGGGAATTGTTGCGTGGCCGACCTCGTCGGCGGGCACGTTGTTGATCGCAGACGTGCCACCGGAGCAGCTGCGTCCTCTCGGAACAGCGGCGCTACTGGCCGGAAAGGTGGCGCGCGGTGCACCTTAG
- a CDS encoding prepilin-type N-terminal cleavage/methylation domain-containing protein — MSTMRARKGFTLIELLIVVVIIGILAAIAIPKFANTKNKAYVTAMKSDLRNLVTAEEAFFSDSTYYTTATTLVTRKGFKNSSGVGVPAVTPGPGYWSATVTHSQLAAATCGIGVNTTSPIITTAGDGEPSCYVP, encoded by the coding sequence ATGTCCACCATGCGCGCCCGAAAGGGCTTCACGCTGATCGAGCTTCTGATCGTGGTCGTGATCATCGGCATCTTGGCCGCGATCGCGATTCCGAAGTTCGCGAACACCAAGAACAAGGCGTACGTCACGGCGATGAAGTCGGACCTGCGCAACCTCGTGACGGCTGAGGAAGCGTTCTTCTCCGACTCGACCTACTACACGACCGCGACGACGCTCGTTACTCGTAAGGGCTTCAAGAACTCGTCTGGGGTCGGCGTCCCTGCCGTGACCCCCGGGCCGGGCTACTGGTCGGCGACGGTTACGCACAGCCAGCTCGCTGCTGCGACCTGCGGTATCGGCGTCAACACCACGAGCCCGATCATCACCACGGCTGGCGACGGGGAACCAAGCTGCTACGTGCCGTAA
- a CDS encoding glycoside hydrolase family 130 protein → MIAVACLGRAPHALSQNPAWALGPFIKPSGVNPIIVPSAEATIRSPMNDSLVRWEQYATFNPAAIVRNGKVYLLYRAEDATGDSAIGHHTSRIGLAESADGLRFTRRATPVLYPDRDAQRENEWPGGVEDPRIVERDDGLYVLTYTQWNRKVPRLAVATSRDLLRWQKQGPAFAVASGGKYNETQTKSGAILCRFIGERCVATKVNGKYWMYFNVPEVLIATSDDCLVWSPIEDDDGRPLKVLSPRPGYFDSWLVEAGAPAVLTEHGIVVFYNAGNSARYGDPTVAARTYTAGQALFDSRNPVRLVARADAPFLSPSEPYERSGQYKEGTTFVEGLVRFRGRWLAYYGTADSRVAVAEAKAR, encoded by the coding sequence ATGATCGCCGTAGCGTGCCTCGGCCGCGCACCGCACGCGCTATCTCAGAACCCGGCGTGGGCGCTCGGCCCGTTCATCAAACCGAGTGGCGTCAACCCGATCATTGTTCCGAGCGCCGAGGCGACGATCCGGTCGCCGATGAACGATAGCCTCGTCAGGTGGGAGCAGTACGCGACGTTCAATCCAGCAGCGATCGTCCGCAACGGGAAGGTGTACCTGCTGTACCGCGCCGAGGATGCGACGGGTGACTCGGCGATCGGTCATCACACGTCGCGCATCGGACTGGCAGAGAGTGCCGATGGCCTTCGTTTCACGCGACGCGCGACGCCGGTTCTCTATCCTGATCGCGACGCGCAGCGGGAGAACGAATGGCCGGGTGGAGTGGAGGACCCGCGCATCGTCGAGCGCGATGACGGACTGTACGTGCTCACGTACACGCAGTGGAACCGTAAAGTCCCCCGCCTCGCCGTCGCCACGTCGCGCGATCTCCTTAGGTGGCAAAAGCAGGGACCCGCGTTCGCCGTGGCAAGTGGCGGCAAGTACAACGAGACTCAGACCAAATCCGGCGCAATACTGTGCCGGTTCATCGGGGAACGATGTGTCGCGACAAAGGTGAACGGAAAGTATTGGATGTACTTCAACGTTCCCGAGGTACTCATCGCGACATCGGATGATTGTCTCGTCTGGTCGCCGATCGAGGACGATGACGGGCGCCCCTTGAAGGTTCTCTCGCCGCGGCCTGGGTACTTCGACTCGTGGTTGGTCGAGGCGGGTGCGCCGGCAGTACTCACCGAGCACGGGATCGTGGTCTTCTACAACGCCGGCAACAGCGCTCGCTACGGGGATCCAACTGTAGCGGCGCGAACATACACAGCGGGACAGGCACTATTCGACTCGCGCAATCCCGTTAGGCTCGTTGCACGGGCGGATGCGCCGTTCCTGTCGCCCAGTGAGCCCTACGAGCGGTCGGGCCAGTACAAGGAGGGCACCACGTTCGTCGAGGGATTGGTGCGGTTCAGGGGCCGCTGGCTGGCGTACTACGGGACGGCGGATTCGCGGGTGGCGGTCGCGGAGGCCAAGGCTCGTTAG
- a CDS encoding sigma-70 family RNA polymerase sigma factor, protein MTDLKNPEKIERDREFEREALPWVDDVYRFALSLTRDAVDAEDVVQDTFLRAYKSWHTYVPASDCRRWLFTICRNVFLRSLERRSPTIDFGESEGEALANGAMFREATRVNNDDLFARLDLGPAIERALAKLPEPFQSTVMLVDVEDQPYETAATILGIPVGTVRSRLFRGRRLMQEMLMTHARDAGYAT, encoded by the coding sequence GTGACCGACCTGAAGAATCCGGAAAAGATTGAACGCGATCGGGAGTTCGAGCGCGAAGCGTTGCCGTGGGTCGATGATGTGTACCGGTTCGCCCTTTCGTTGACACGCGACGCTGTCGACGCCGAGGACGTCGTCCAGGACACTTTCCTGCGCGCCTACAAGTCATGGCACACCTACGTGCCGGCCAGTGACTGTCGGCGCTGGCTTTTCACCATTTGCCGGAACGTGTTCCTGCGCTCCCTGGAGCGCCGGTCGCCGACGATCGATTTTGGGGAAAGTGAGGGCGAGGCGCTGGCGAATGGCGCGATGTTTCGGGAAGCAACGCGCGTCAACAACGACGATCTTTTCGCGCGGCTCGATCTCGGGCCGGCCATCGAGCGCGCGCTTGCGAAGCTCCCTGAGCCATTCCAATCGACGGTCATGCTCGTCGATGTCGAGGATCAGCCCTATGAGACGGCAGCGACGATCCTCGGTATTCCCGTTGGCACCGTCCGCTCACGGCTGTTCCGTGGTCGGAGGCTAATGCAGGAAATGCTCATGACGCACGCGCGCGACGCGGGGTACGCTACGTAA
- a CDS encoding sigma-70 family RNA polymerase sigma factor, with protein MLPHLDRLLAFAARRTTVRADAEDAVQDACGRAWLGLDDLRDATKVRAWLYRILRSVLSENEERNARRRQLVSITRLEEAHDELVSTESDVVFEEVAARLTGEEVRAALAQLPDDFATVVELHDIDGFKYHEIAEIVGVPIGTVMSRISRGRRLLAGAVLAGRTTARDSGLSLSQERRGSRRGGSGTNGGGIR; from the coding sequence GTGCTTCCACATCTCGACCGCCTTCTCGCGTTCGCGGCACGACGAACGACCGTCCGCGCCGATGCCGAGGACGCGGTACAGGACGCGTGCGGCCGCGCTTGGCTGGGCCTCGATGATCTGCGCGATGCTACGAAGGTGCGGGCCTGGCTCTACCGGATTCTGCGCAGCGTTCTGAGTGAGAACGAGGAGCGGAACGCGCGGCGTCGCCAGCTCGTGTCGATCACGCGACTCGAGGAGGCACACGACGAGCTGGTCTCCACCGAGAGCGACGTGGTTTTCGAGGAGGTCGCAGCGCGATTGACGGGCGAGGAAGTCCGCGCCGCACTCGCTCAGCTCCCCGATGACTTTGCGACGGTCGTCGAGCTCCACGACATCGACGGTTTCAAGTACCACGAAATAGCCGAAATCGTCGGTGTTCCAATTGGAACGGTCATGAGCCGGATATCACGGGGACGCCGGCTGCTCGCGGGTGCAGTGCTGGCAGGCCGAACCACGGCGAGGGATTCCGGATTGTCATTGTCACAGGAGCGTCGTGGTAGTCGACGAGGCGGATCGGGAACGAATGGTGGAGGCATACGATGA